The following are encoded together in the Theileria orientalis strain Shintoku DNA, chromosome 1, complete genome genome:
- a CDS encoding uncharacterized protein (basic helix-loop-helix, Nulp1-type family protein), with translation MSTRQIKRLQRIAKGDESDTSEEETPQKLTPYANKPKYSFNLLAEDSDSDQSSSADEEQVNGVEDHEKPQDSTPKSKEEVSDESDWEKLLNEIQDQTSVTDEQANMVYDHFLSSPMHYFKTKDQMEKGKTKYSKKSSFQSPSRYWLAPGLSTREYMQLRTVSSTQMEVEVKPDPHTGRDKFELSLTRLDTRRYREIDDICSSAVQSHDFELFRSLLRAHPCHLGLLIRGSCINTISSNHQEAFTHLDMAVKILQTVLPHSFSIYRKNKANMPNVWLPSESGDNKLVYRLLLLYMISLERKGQWQTSLAICKLLMAMDTPEDAAHALLHVDMYLLNCFVEKRSISTFVYNYHELVNRTLPPLFWFLPNFALTLPLQLFLDLTKPVDNLMDQYEVLRDFLIEHMELIDCMGKYAPYMFLLRALIQYPLFIVKMAERTGSSPELRACLSEYPFNKAKLLENEDYDRMDYQLIRCYTHKCGDLWSGSNATFLATTATLLAEMYQDGDVRDVIDAFEDLWTEYAEEIELPETLKSVSVTEFDLANYSLPADLEPPI, from the exons ATGTCGACTCGTCAAATTAAAAGGTTACAGAGAATTGCGAAGGGCGACGAGTCGGATACGTCTGAGGAAGAAACGCCACAAAAACTAACACCGTACGCCAATAAGCCTAAGTATTCATTCAACCTTTTGGCAGAAGATAGCGACTCGGATCAGAGTTCATCTGCAGATGAAGAACAAGTCAACGGAGTGGAAGATCACGAAAAACCACAGGATTCCACTCCCAAATCTAAAGAAGAG GTTTCTGATGAATCTGACTGGGAAAAGTTGTTAAACGAAATACAGGATCAAACGTCGGTAACAGATGAACAAGCAAATATGGTATACGATCACTTTTTATCATCACCAATGCACTATTTTAAGACGAAAG aCCAAATGGAGAAAGGAAAGACAAAGTATTCAAAAAAGTCCTCTTTTCAGTCGCCATCAAGGTACTGGTTGGCGCCAGGTCTTAGTACCAGGGAGTATATGCAGTTGAGAACCGTATCGTCGACGCAGATGGAAGTTGAAGTGAAGCCGGACCCGCACACAGGCAGAGATAAGTTTGAACTGAGCCTGACGAGACT cGATACACGAAGGTACCGGGAGATAGACGACATATGTTCGTCGGCAGTGCAGTCACACGACTTTGAGCTGTTCAGAAGCCTACTGAGGGCACACCCATGTCACCTGGGACTGCTGATAAGAGGAAGTTGCATAAACACAATATCA AGTAACCACCAGGAGGCGTTTACGCACCTGGACATGGCGGTGAAGATATTGCAGACAGTGTTGCCACACAGCTTCTCAATATATCGCAAAAATAAAGCAAACATGCCAAAC GTGTGGCTGCCCAGCGAGAGCGGAGACAACAAACTGGTGTACagactgctgctgctgtacaTGATATCTCTGGAGAGGAAGGGGCAGTGGCAAACGTCGCTGGCAATATGTAAGCTGCTGATGGCAATGGACACTCCCGAGGACGCAGCGCACGCACTGCTGCACGTGGACATGTACCTGCTCAACTGCTTCGTAGAAAAAAGGTCAATATCGACGTTCGTGTACAACTACCACGAGCTGGTAAACCGAACGCTGCCTCCGCTGTTCTGGTTCCTGCCGAATTTTGCACTGACGTTGCCGCTGCAGCTGTTCCTGGACCTGACTAAGCCAGTGGATAACCTGATGGACCAGTACGAAGTGCTGAGAGACTTTTTAAT CGAGCACATGGAGCTGATAGACTGCATGGGCAAGTACGCGCCGTACATGTTCCTTCTGAGGGCACTGATACAGTACCCGCTCTTCATAGTGAAAATGGCGGAGCGCACAGGCTCGTCGCCGGAGCTGAGGGCATGTTTATCAGAGTACCCGTTCAACaaggcgaagctgctggaaaacgAGGACTACGACCGCATGGACTACCAGCTGATTAGATGCTACACGCACAAGTGCGGGGACCTGTGGAGTGGAAGCAACGCCACGTTTCTGGCGACAACGGCGACCCTGCTGGCGGAAATGTACCAGGATGGGGACGTCAGAGATGTAATAGACGCGTTCGAGGACCTGTGGACTGAATACGCGGAGGAAATAGAACTCCCGGAGACGCTGAAGAGCGTGTCAGTCACTGAGTTCGATTTGGCAAACTACTCACTGCCGGCGGATCTAGAGCCCCCGATTTAA
- a CDS encoding actin, translated as MEKPLILDFGTVSFRVGRAGDKNPSFFVPPVIGKPLMKDSKGDLCDFTGGSGQNPLEYTIFPLNPRDKHDNVIPVPAITYGQKGFEVDANLVERLLDGCMGVKGLDEAIQESSVIVSEPTLHNPKFRESFAEILSETFKVENLLMCKRSALTCYASACTSGVVVDVGGSCTNVAPVVDGYTLQDSVREEPVGGSIIDRIFHSYLTSVGITVRPSYEYCKNQNAETSEPPSKHHKKDDVNSMTKNITTRKLPFVHPDYYHWSTLYATSVLKETCIILNDSINVQHSNDESYCYALPDGNYLDVEHSKSLCGIFCCCIFNQKKYLHSKSDLNKLHISKSFFNPNDDSSIDSLLSKNQGLSKLLTDSWASLIDFEGGLDATPAMKQVIFTGGCTRHPALIPIVQRDFDDFLKSKKLEEKPTFMAIGGNEQQFSSFIGASILSSLGGFATLCITRSDIQEFGISRALQRKWP; from the exons ATGGAGAAGCCTCTCATTTTAGACTTCGGAACTGTCTCGTTTAGAGTAGGAAGAGCGGGAGATAAAAATCCCAGCTTCTTCGTACCTCCAGTTATAGGGAAACCACTGATGAAGGACTCCAAAGGCGATCTTTGCGATTTTACAGGAGGATCAGGACAAAATCCACTAGAATACACAATTTTCCCACTAAATCCTAGAGATAAACATGACAATGTCATACCTGTGCCCGCAATTACGTATGGGCAGAAGGGCTTTGAGGTAGATGCCAAT CTTGTCGAACGACTTTTGGACGGCTGTATGGGCGTAAAGGGCCTCGACGAGGCCATCCAAGAATCCTCGGTTATCGTCTCAGAGCCCACTCTACATAACCCGAAATTTAGGGAATCGTTTGCGGAGATTCTATCGGAGACCTTTAAGGTCGAAAATTtgctaatgtgtaaaaggTCGGCGCTCACCTGCTACGCGAGCGCCTGCACCAGCGGAGTCGTCGTGGACGTCGGCGGCTCCTGCACCAACGTCGCGCCCGTAGTGGACGGCTACACGCTCCAGGACTCAGTGCGCGAGGAGCCGGTGGGAGGCTCGATAATAGACCGCATTTTCCACTCGTACCTGACGTCAGTGGGCATCACAGTCAGGCCTTCCTACGAGTACTGCAAAAACCAGAACGCGGAGACTTCGGAGCCGCCCTCAAAGCACCATAAGAAGGACGACGTCAACTCGATGACGAAGAACATTACGACGAGGAAGCTGCCCTTCGTGCACCCGGACTACTACCACTGGTCCACGCTCTACGCGACCTCGGTTCTGAAGGAGACCTGTATCATATTAAACGATAGCATCAACGTCCAGCACTCGAACGACGAGTCATACTGCTACGCCCTCCCCGACGGCAACTACCTGGACGTGGAGCACAGCAAGTCGCTCTGCGGCATCTTCTGCTGCTGCATCTTTAACCAGAAGAAGTACCTGCACAGCAAGTCTGACCTGAACAAGTTGCACATTTCCAAGTCGTTTTTCAATCCGAACGACGACTCCTCCATTGACTCTCTTCTTTCCAAGAACCAGGGCCTCTCTAAGTTGCTGACTGACTCCTGGGCTTCGTTGATTGACTTCGAGGGCGGCCTTGACGCCACCCCTGCCATGAAACAGGTGATCTTCACTGGCGGCTGCACCAGGCACCCTGCCCTGATACCCATAGTCCAGAGGGACTTCGACGACTTTTTGAAGTCCAAGAAGCTCGAGGAGAAGCCCACCTTCATGGCGATTGGCGGCAATGAACAGCAGTTCAGCAGTTTTATCGGGGCCTCCATTCTCTCATCGCTCGGTGGATTCGCCACCCTGTGCATCACGAGATCCGACATCCAGGAGTTCGGGATCAGTCGCGCCTTACAGAGAAAGTGGCCGTGA
- a CDS encoding uncharacterized protein (MtN3 and saliva related transmembrane protein family protein), which yields MFQICIISCADDSANTATVTATISPKDSNPTSETKVIEIKVNNETKGSDAKSSDIKVEEAKPNTSDVKDSPKTKDATIATITVNIPNQNEQKIEIKNVDTTLPISDKDFKNGPGKEDEDVKDKDETFLMKIVRFIKSDFRFLVRVGAVLSSILTQMIPLNCLITIRKDKSTRNLKSLNFITSAVSSLLWSLYATLTTNWILIFSNFPVNACSGAIINLVGIWMFSKYCTDQTQRLILNISSKVSLGLAVLLLILYFVLSFPAFLTVVGLFGGSLLAISYVSPLVSINEILQSRNTSTMPTEISIGNFICAFFMFCYGFIIWDLLVIGPNFLGVLSGFVQLVLLFLYPHTDRIIISEVEILEQPNNFKSILTADEEV from the exons ATGTTTCAAATTTGCATAATTAGTTGTG CCGATGATAGCGCCAATACAGCCACTGTCACTGCTACCATCAGCCCTAAGGACTCAAATCCCACTTCTGAGACCAAAGTCATAGAAATAAAGGTGAATAATGAAACGAAAGGTTCCGATGCGAAATCTTCGGATATTAAAGTTGAGGAAGCGAAGCCTAATACCAGTGACGTGAAGGACTCACCGAAAACCAAGGACGCGACCATCGCCACAATCACTGTAAACATCCCGAACCAGAACGAGCAGAAAATAgagattaaaaatgttgatACTACTCTTCCTATTAGCGATAAGGACTTCAAAAATGGACCCGGTaaggaggacgaggacgtCAAGGACAAAGATgaaacatttttaatgaaaatagTCAGATTTATAAAGAGCGACTTCAGGTTCTTGGTTAGAGTTGGAGCAGTGCTGTCATCAATACTCACTCAGATGATTCCTCTCAACTGCTTGATAACAATAAGGAAGGACAAGTCGACTAGAAATCTTAAGTCGCTCAATTTCATCACATCGGCCGTTTCCTCACTTCTATGGTCGCTATACGCAACGTTAACCACAAACTGGATTCTCatcttttcaaactttccag TTAACGCGTGCTCAGGAGCCATCATCAACTTAGTCGGAATTTGGATGTTCTCTAAGTACTGTACGGACCAGACACAGagactaattttaaacatatcGAGTAAAGTGTCCTTAGGACTCGCCGTACTCCTGCTCATTCTGTACTTTGTGCTGTCGTTCCCTGCCTTTTTGACCGTGGTCGGTCTGTTCGGAG GGTCACTGCTTGCAATATCGTACGTGTCACCGCTGGTGTCCATCAACGAGATATTGCAGTCGAGAAACACGTCGACGATGCCCACTGAGATCTCAATAGGCAACTTCATATGCGCGTTCTTCATGTTCTGCTACGGGTTCATCATTTGGGATCTGCTGGTCATCGGCCCGAACTTTCTGGGAGTGCTGAGCGGGTTCGTGCAGCTAGTCCTGCTGTTCCTGTACCCTCATACAGATAGGATAATCATATCTGAGGTTGAGATACTGGAGCAGCCGAACAACTTTAAGTCTATCTTAACGGCAGACGAAGAAGTGtga
- a CDS encoding uncharacterized protein (protein of unknown function, ATP binding family protein) — protein sequence MVVFGQVVIGPPGSGKSTYCAAMQQKLNSLNRKCIVINLDPQVTLKELPYEPTIDVCNLIDSERVSKAFSLGPNSTLVYCMEYLLENIDWLLEEISKNKDSYLLYDLPGQVELFVHNNATKDIVARLEKANQRLVLINLVDSTLCTDPFKYVAAMLSSLSSQIFIQLPHINVLSKLRLLKRLKNDLAYRLEYYTQAQDLQELLEVLRRGIHIPNSQKFERFTSTLCEIIEDFNLVSFCTADVEDEVSLERLLSSADRAVGYIPFNEGDVYFDLKSKVYNDLAEFDDSSEDSGD from the exons atggTAGTATTTGGCCAAGTGGTCATTGGACCACCGGGGAGTGGTAAATCGACATACTGCGCAGCAATGCAGCAGAAACTCAATTCATTGAATCGCAAATGTATAGTAATCAATTTAGACCCTCAAGTAACACTGAAGGAACTGCCGTACGAGCCGACCATAGACGTGTGTAACCTGATAGACTCGGAGAGAGTGTCAAAAGCATTTAGCCTAGGACCAAACTCaa CACTGGTGTATTGTATGGAGTACCTGCTGGAGAATATAGACTGGCTGTTGGAGGAGATATCgaaaaataaag ACTCGTATCTGCTGTATGACCTGCCGGGACAAGTGGAGCTGTTCGTACACAATAACGCAACAAAAGACATCGTGGCGAGACTGGAAAAGGCGAATCAGCGA CTGGTGCTGATAAACCTGGTGGACTCGACGCTGTGCACGGACCCGTTCAAGTACGTGGCAGCAATGCTGTCGTCACTGAGCAGCCAAATCTTCATACAACTGCCACACATCAACGTGCTGAGCAAGCTGCGACTGCTGAAGAGGCTTAAAAACGACCTCGCGTACAGGCTGGAGTACTATACACAGGCGCAGGACCTCCAGGAGCTCCTGGAAGTGCTGAGAAGAGGTATCCACATCCCAAATTCGCAAAAATTCGAGAGATTCACCTCGACGTTGTGCGAGATAATAGAAGATTTTAATCTCGTCTCGTTTTGCACTGCGGATGTGGAAGATGAGGTGTCGCTGGAGAGGCTGCTGTCGAGCGCCGATAGAGCCGTGGGATACATCCCTTTCAACGAAGGCGACGTGTATTTTGACTTAAAATCAAAAGTATACAACGACCTCGCGGAATTTGACGATAGTTCGGAAGATTCCGGTGACTAG
- a CDS encoding uncharacterized protein (UBA/THIF-type NAD/FAD binding fold domain containing protein) has protein sequence MTSVEECQLLSIELDKSKSHGCLRLATESDDSIPLDEYLVKRPRWIPSFMLAEGSTFDCKNNSLPFCSSMNVETSNRYSAQYIALHNFSKSSNSGSIYHSISTSAVLVIGAGGLGSPLLMYLASSGIGIIGIIDGDVVEVSNLHRYDFGASSQNFRQIIHDEANVGMNKARSARDRLLKMNPNVRCGKYISYEFFFGVKEAHEILPLYDVIVDASDNPQTKYLINDACILYNKPYVVASCIRSQGQLMVFNRLLKDFHDEKIPCFRCICPEDGNPSISFVKNACSAAGVLGSIPGILGTIQATEVLKICAGTFDTTLSPGRLLIYDAVNSRNPFRTLELSRNRGCKVCGDNAKPISLNMHECVDRELNLERDDLAISPEEFWHIYMDSVQKGLPVSNKLIVEKDRIRLDEKGVEFLVYLVDVRASAHYHICHLPGSINWPVDYVLNSGLSQDTFEEKMDAITKSGGQASHNCRVMILTICRKGISSRVAADSIRNSLSRSQRHHDTLCYSVAGGMHYLRTHLNMKIPMT, from the exons ATGACATCTGTTGAGGAATGTCAGCTTTTATCGATTGAATTGGATAAGTCCAAGTCTCACGGTTGCTTAAGGCTGGCAACCGAATCCGATGATTCTATTCCCCTGGACGAGTATTTAGTCAAAAGGCCGAGGTGGATTCCTTCTTTTATGTTGGCTGAAGGCTCCACGTTCGATTGTAAAAACAATTCTCTTCCCTTCTGCTCGTCCATGAACGTGGAGACGTCCAACAGATACAGTGCACAGTACATAGCCCTTCACAACTTTTCTAAATCATCAAACTCCGGTTCAATATATCACTCCATATCCACGTCGGCTGTGCTTGTAATAGGCGCCGGTGGTCTCGGATCTCCGCTGCTAATGTACCTGGCGTCTTCAGGGATAG GTATAATTGGAATCATTGACGGAGATGTGGTAGAGGTGTCGAATTTGCACAGGTATGACTTTGGTGCAAGTTCACAAAATTTTAGGCAAATAATACACGATGAAGCCAACGTCGGAATGAACAAGGCCAGGTCCGCGAGAGATAGGCTGCTGAAGATGAATCCTAACGTAAGGTGT GGCAAGTATATTTCGTACGAGTTCTTCTTTGGAGTGAAGGAGGCGCACGAGATTCTACCTCTTTATGACGTGATAGTCGATGCGTCGGACAATCCGCAGACCAA gtatttaataaacgACGCGTGCATACTGTACAATAAGCCGTACGTCGTGGCCAGCTGTATACGGTCGCAGGGGCAGCTGATGGTGTTCAATAGGCTGCTGAAGGACTTCCACGACGAAAAAATACCATGTTTCCGCTGCATATGCCCCGAAGACGGGAACCCGTCAATATCATTCGTAAAAAACGCCTGCAGTGCGGCCGGAGTCCTGGGATCTATACCCGGGATTCTGGGAACGATTCAG GCAACGGAAGTGCTGAAAATATGCGCTGGCACGTTTGATACGACGCTATCGCCAGGTCGCCTGTTGATCTATGACGCAGTTAACTCGAGGAATCCGTTCAGGACCCTGGAACTATCGAGAAACAGGGGTTGCAAGG TTTGCGGAGATAACGCGAAGCCCATAAGTCTGAATATGCACGAGTGTGTGGACAGGGAGTTGAATTTGGAACGGGACGACTTGGCGATAAGCCCGGAAGAATTCTGGCACATTTACATGGACTCAGTCCAAAAAGGATTACCAGTATCAAACAAGTTGATTGTCGAGAAGGACAGAATCAGGCTGGACGAAAAAGGAGTAGAGTTCCTGGTATACTTGGTCGACGTTAGGGCCTCAGCACACTACCACATCTGCCACCTGCCGGGCTCAATAAACTGGCCAGTGGACTACGTTTTGAACTCAGGACTCAGCCAGGACACatttgaagaaaaaatggaCGCAATAACAAAATCAGGTGGACAAGCAAGCCACAACTGTAGGGTAATGATACTCACAATTTGCAGAAAGGGGATCAGTTCGCGAGTCGCCGCGGATTCCATCAGGAATTCGCTGTCGCGTAGTCAGAGGCACCATGACACACTTTGCTACTCTGTCGCCGGCGGGATGCACTACTTGCGAACCCATCTTAACATGAAAATACCCATGACATAA